TAGACTAAATAGACATAATTAGTCCGGGAAAGGTTTATAAGACTCTCTCCCAACCAACCGTGAGGCGAGACCGGTGGGACGGGAGATAACAGAGGAAAAGCTTCAGAAGTACTTTAAAATCACCGCTGAAGCTCTGAAGACCCTTGAAATAGCGGTTCACGAGAAGAGCCTTTTAAGGAGCGTTGCAGAGGACTTCCTCACCATGGCGAGGAGCTATTTTGAGGACGCGAAATACTACTACGAGAAAGGCGACTACGTGACTGCCTTTGCCGCGCTCAACTACGCCCACGGTTTTATAGACGCAGGTGTAAGGCTGGGGGTCTTTAAGGGAGAGGACGACAGACTGTTTGCCTTTGGCTGAGGTGGGAGCTATGGGAGACTACGTGGTTGTTTTGGAGGCACCCATTATAGTGAGGGACGTCGAGACGAGCGAGGACGCGATAAACGTCGCGGTGAGCAAGGTGGCCAAAGCCCTCAACAAGGAGAAGCTCGACTTTGTGCGTGTTGAAATCGGCTACTCCCAGTGTCCAGTTTGCGGTGCCCACTTCGAGAGCGCCTTCGTGATAGGGTCCGTGGGTCTGGTCGGAATGTATCTCACGATCAAGGTCTACAACGCCCAGACCATCGAGCACGCCGAGAGAATAGCCAAGGCCGTCATCGGGAAGGCCCTAAAGAAGGTTCCGCTCAAGGTCTACGAGATAAGGGAGCTTACCGAGGAGGAAGAAGGGAACGGGGTCGAGTTAGACTGACTGCATTTCTTCTCGATTTTCCTCCGGCGGCGTATCGAGGTAGACCCAGAGTGCACCAAGGCTGCTGAGCAGGTATCTCAGTCCCCCAACAATGAGCATCAGGAACAGAGCCCCAATGCCGAGATAGTTCTCGTACTCCAAGGCTGTCAGGGCCTCAAGGACCGCGAGTCCGAGCCCCAGTGTGAAGTATCCTCCGGGGTTGCCCTTTGCTATCCTCCATATCTCTCCAACAGGCCCTATTTTCTTCGTAAAGTAATACGCCGGAACTACAAGTGCAAAGGCTGGGGATGCAATGAGACCGGCTATGAAGCCTCCAAAGGGCCCTAAAAGCGCTATCGGTATGGCCAGGAGTATTAGCACCAGAATCATTGCAATGAAAACCAGTATCTCCGAAGCCACGAGTGCGGGAATTGACCGGAGTCCGGATAGCATCGATTCGAAGGGCCTCCTTTCGTTCCCCTCTGACAATTCAACGGCAAAATCCACCATTGCATAGCTGAACCAGAGAAGGGCCAAAAACACGAAGACAACGAAGACCACAAATGGGGGAAGTTCTCGCCGGAGGTTTTTCTTCGCATCCAGGTACTCATGGTGGGTGTCCCTGTAGACACTCAGCCCGTCCACAGTCACGGTTCGCTCATCGGGGCGGTAGTAGTTGTCGTTGCATCTCATGCCATGCGAGCCGAAGAATTCGGGATTGACGTCGAAAACGTTGTGGCACACTATGGCGTCGTTTTCTTGGGCCATCCTTTCTCTGATCTCCTTGAGCCTTGAATAATCCTGGAGGAAACCGCTGATAAACGGGAAAGGGAATACGTAGGTTACCAGCAGTGCTACGAAAAGCAGAGAGATGAACTTTCTATTTCTTAGTGTTGCTGATACATTTAGACTGACAGTTTTCATAGTTACATCAACTAATAGTATTAACATGGGGCTTTTAAGTTTTTCTTCTCCCCTCCAACAAAGCTTTTAAGCACTCACCAATCAATCAACGACATAACCGGTGGAGGTTTTGCCATGACAAAGTTCATATTTGTCACGGGTGGTGTTGTCAGCGGTCTCGGAAAGGGTATAACCAGCGCTTCCCTCGGAATGCTCATGAAGGCCAGGGGCTTTAGAACGACCAACATCAAGATAGATCCCTACCTCAACTACGACGCAGGGACGATGAACCCCTACCAGCACGGAGAGGTCTTTGTCCTCGACGACGGGGGCGAGGTTGACCTCGACCTCGGCAACTACGAGCGCTTTCTCAATACAAACCTCACCTTTGACCACAACATCACCACTGGGAAGGTATATTCTGCCGTCATAGAAAAGGAGCGCAGGGGAGACTATCTCGGGGCAACCGTTCAGGTTATTCCTCACATCACCAACGAGATAAAGGAGCGCATTAGGGCCATAGCGAGGGAATACGACGTCGTTGTGGTGGAGATAGGCGGAACAGTCGGCGACATAGAGAGCATGCCCTTCCTTGAGGCTGCCCGTCAGATGCAGCTTGAGGAGGGAAGGGAGAACGTAGCCTTCGTCCACGTCACCTACGTGCCGAAGCTTAAAGTCGTGGGCGAGCAGAAGACGAAACCGACCCAGCACAGCGTTAAGGAGCTTAGAAGCCTTGGAATCCAGCCCGATGCGATAGTGGCCCGCTCGGAAGACCCTCTGGAGGAAAGTGCCAGGAGGAAGATAAGCCTCTTCACCAATGTTCCGCCGGAGGCTGTCATAAGCGCCTACGACGTTGAGGACACCTACGAGGTTCCGCTCATGCTTGAGAAGGAAGGCCTCGCCAGATACCTCACGAAGAGGCTTGGCCTTCCGGAGAAGGAGCCGGAGCTCGACGCATGGCGCGAGATGGTCGAGAGGTACAAGTCCCTGGAGGACACCGTTGAGATCGCCATAGTGGGCAAGTACGTCAAGCTTGCCGATTCGTACCTCAGCATAAAGGAGGCGCTGAAGCATTCCAGCGTTGCCAACGGCGTGAAAGTGAAAATACGCTGGATTGAGGCGGAGGACCTTGAAAGGGGCGGAACAAAACTCCTTGAGGGCGTTGACGGCATAATAGTCCCCGGTGGCTTTGGAGCGCGCGGAACGGAGGGCAAGATGCTCGCGGCCCGCTACGCGAGGGAGAACGACATCCCGTTTCTCGGTATCTGCTTCGGCTTCCAGCTCACGGTTGTCGAGTTTGCCCGCAACGTTCTGGGGCTGAAGGGCGCGCACTCCACCGAAATTGACCCCCAGACTCCTCATCCGGTCGTCGACCTAATGCCGGAGCAGAGAGGCCTTGACAAGCTTGGCGGGACGATGCGTCTCGGTGCCTACCCGGTCAAGGTAAAGCCGGGGACCCTGGCAAGGGAGCTCTACGGAAAGGAGCTGATCTACGAGCGCCACAGACACCGCTGGGAGGTAAACCCCGAGTACATTGACAAGTTCGAGAAGGCCGGTCTGGTATTCAGTGGAATAGCTGGGGACGACGAGAGGAGGATGGAGATACTCGAACTTCCAGACAGGAGGTACTTCATCGCCACGCAGTTCCATCCGGAATTTAAGTCCCGCCCCATGAACCCGGCACCGGTCTTCAGAGGGCTTGTGAAGGCGGCAAAAGAAAAGAAGTACGGGGCTTAAACTTCGATTCCTAGATCGATCAGTTCCTCGTCGACTTTTTTCAGCTCTTCCATTCTCTGTATTTCTCTGTAAAACGCCACCCCCGCCGTCCAGATGAACATGTAAAGCAGGGCATCAAACGGCGCCTGAAGGAACGCTGAGACGTAGGGGGCTATGTTCTCCGGAAGCACCATCTGCGCCAAGAAGGCTATTGGGCTTGCCACCAGCATTATGGCGATAACTCCAATCCCAAGGAGCACGCCGAAGCCCACTGTTGAGAGGGCGTTCCTGAAGGCCGCCCCAAAGGCTTCAAAGGCCGCTCCAATGCTCCCCCTGTCAACGTAGAACGGGATTGCGAGGGATGAGAGGCCAAGGGCAAAAGCCACAGCCGCAAACATCAAAATGACGCCCAGCAACATCAGGATCGCCCCGGCTGGGAGGAAAAGGGCCCCCAGTGCCATTGGGATGGCAGCAACTCCTATGAAAACCACCATTATAAGCCCGTAGATGAAGTTTATCAGGATGACCCCTGGGAAGTGCTTTAGACCTTCCACCAGGAGGCCGCTGAGGGAGTACTCTTCATCCCTTAGATGCATGAAGATCCCCTTGGTTATTCCGTATTCAAAAATCGCTCCGACGATGAGGGCGATGATGGAATAGATGGCGAGTCCTTTGAGGAGCTCCACCAACGTGTCCATCTCGTTTCCGCTTATCGGCGTTCCGTATTCCTCGATTATGACGTTTCCCTTTTGGATTGCGGTCTGGTTGTACTCGTAGTTGACTTCGCTGGGGATAAGGTACGCTCCGAGAGGGGCCATCATGAGGCTCATAACAAGCACAAGGAGGTAGAGCCTCTTGTTCCTGATGACGAGTGAAAATGCGTTTGTGAATGCGTCTATCGCTCCCATACCACCACCTGATGGAGTAATGGGGGCGAGGATTTAAAAATTCTTCTAGAAAAGCTTATAAACGAACCCCCCAAAGTGGCGATAGGTTGAGTATTAAGCTCATGGGGTGAGATAAATGGCTATCTGGCAGGGAAGGTCACTCAAGAAGCCTTCAGGTGGAAGGATTATCCTCGCTAGGAAGAAGAGGAAGAGGGAGCTTGGAAGGGAGCCGGCTTTCACCAGGGTCGGTGAGGACAGGGAAAAGAAGAAGATAATCAGAACCTACGGTGGAAACAGAAAGGTCCGCCTCATCGAGGCCCTCTACGCCAACGTCTTCGAGAACGGCAAGGGCCGGAAGGTTAGGATACTCAGCGTCGTTGAGAACCCGGCCAACAGGCAGTACGTCAGGAGGAACATCATCACCAAGGGAGCGATCATCGAGACCGAGGTCGGCAGGGCCATAGTCACCAGCAGGCCCGGCCAGGACGGCGTCGTCAACGCCGTTCTCATCAAGGAGGAGAGTGCCTGACCTCTCTCCACCTTTTGAAGTCCCCTTCTCTGGAATCCCTTCAGGATTCTAGTGGTTTCTTTCTTGGGCGCTGTCTCTTGTCACCGTTAACAGCGTAAAGAAAGAAAAGTTAACAGTACCGTAAAGTTCCGTGGGTTTACGGTATTAACGGTTCAGAGCATACCTCCTCTGGGAGCCACTTCCAACTGGCCGTACAATGCCCAAGGACTCAAGTTTCTTCAGCCTATTGAGGACGCTGGGCTTTGATATGCCGACGTATTCCGCTATTTCGCCGCTCCTTCTTGGGATTGACAGGAACTCGATTATTTTCCTGTCGATCTCGTCCAGCATCTTCGCGGAGGTCTTCTTGAAAACCACTTCAAACCGGTTTGCGCTGCTCCTGAACTCTACCTCAACTAAGCCGTGTCTCTCGCACTCGCTCTTTATCATCCTAAGCCCATATCCATACTTCTCAATGTAGCCGGAATCGTAGAGGAGACCACATAAGTAGGGGTTTCTGGGGACGTGCTCCGGATCGTTTAGATCAACTCCAGGCATCAGGCCGCCGGGGTTTCTTATCACCAACCTATTAGGGTAGATGAACACCCTTACATCTGCGGGTATGGCGTAGTTTCTGTGTGCGAAGGCGTTGATTATTGCCTCTCTGATAGCCCTTGGAGGGTATTCGGGTAGCTTCTTCCTCTTCGTGCCGGTCACGACTTCAACACTCCCTATCTGGGACATCAGCTCGGCGTACATATCGTCGATGACCTTCCAGATCGGTCCACTGAACTCCTTACTCCAGACGGGCTGGTCGTTCTCCATCCTGATTATCCTGCCCCCAGAGTGAGGCATGAAATCCTGGGCATCGGTGAAAAAGAGAACCCCAGCGTTGGTCAGTTTTTTCCCTTTTACAGCCTTGGCACTTCTCAGATACCTACTCCAGTCTTCCCTTGGAATCTCCCTGCCCCTGGCCTCTTTCATCGCAGAGAAGAACCACTCCACGTAATCCTTCCGCATGTTTGAGACGTCCACCGCCGGAAACTCGTCCCAGGTTATCGTTCCGAGTTCAGAGGAGAGCATGACTATCTCCTGAATCGACAGAGGTCTTATCCCAGAGCCAACACGGATGTATGCAACTCCCCCAATAGAACAAAGAGTTCTTGACCTGGGAACCTTAACTACGACGACTTTCCTCCCGCCTATTTCGAGTGTACTGGTTTTAATGCTTATCGGAGGGGTTATGTTCTGGAGGGAGGACGCAAGAACCTCCCCCACTTTTCTGGGATCGCAGCCGAGGATTTTCCCATCATCAGAGACTCCGATAATCAGATATCCCCCTTCGGCGTTTGCCATGGCGCATATTTCCCTCGCTAAGTCTGAAGTGGCTGTTCTTTTGAACTCAACCTTCTCGCTTTCACCCTCTTTTATAAGGGCCAGCAGTTTGTTCACGTCCATGATTACCGTTAAGACTGTAAACCTCAAAAAGTTAACGGTACTGTAAAGTTCCGTGGGTTTACGGTGTTAACGATAAATTGGGGGAGGATGGTGGGGGGTCAGAGCTCAAGCTCTTCCCTGTACTTTCTCAGCTCCCTCTCCATTATCCTCTTCGCCTGCTCCTCGACCATCGGTTTGACAAGTTCTATGACGCGTCTCCTCAGCTCATCCAGGCCTTCACCGTTCAGGGCCGAGATCCTGAGCGGTTCGAGACCCTTGCCCCTGACGAACTCTTCAACGGCCTTTATCTTCTCCTCGTCCGCTATGTCCACCTTGTTGAGGACGACGATGAAGGGGAACTCTCCGAACTCGCGGTGAATCTCTTCAAACAGATGGGTCTGCTCCTCTATAGGATAGCCGCAGTACTCGCTCGGGTCGAAGATGTAGACGATGACCTTTCCGAGGTGCTTGAGCGCTAAAATAGCCTGCCTCTCGACCTCGTTCCTCTCGCTCAGCGGCCTATCGAGCAGGCCCGGGGTGTCGATGACCTGGTATTTGAGGTAGTGCTCCTCGAACTGGCCGACGTTTATGCCCTTCGTGGTGAACGGGTAGCTGGCAACTTCAGGCTTCGCGTTGGTCAGGGCCCTCAGCAGGGTACTCTTGCCCACGTTGGGGTGGCCGGCGATGACGACCGTTGGGAGCTCAAGGTCAACGACCGGCAGATCCTTCAGTACGTTCCTGGCCTGGTTGAGGTACTCCAGGTCGTCCGCTATTTCCCTGAGGACATCCGCAACGCGGCCGTAGAAGCTCCTTCTGAGCCTTGCAATCTCGTCAGGGTCTCTGGAGTAGCGTATCTTCTCCACGTGCCTCTGCTCCAGATTCCGTATCGTCTTTATCGCCCAGCTGACGTGAGCCAGCGAACGGTGGAACTGATCCCTGTCAACGAGCGTGTCAACCAGCTCCCTGTAGAACGGGGGCAGCTCCGAAACACCCGGCGTTCTGTCCAGGAGCTTTCTGAGGTTGTCCCTTATCACATTTGAGACAGTCCTTACTCTAAGCTCCTCCCTCTGCCTCGCCTTTGCCCTCGGGCCGCCCTTTGGTGTGAATGCCGATGCGGCCTTCTCGGCTCTTCTGAATGCCTTATCGATGAGCTCGTCAGCGGTAAGCACGGTCGGCATTTTTTCGAACGGGTTCTTCATCTCTCCCACCTCTCCTTTTCTCTCGCGATGTTGGGCTTTTCGACTGGGTATTTAAAGGTTCGCTAAAGCTCGATGGTTTTTCCAACGTGAAGCGGTTCTATCCTATCACCAAGCCTGCCCTTCAGATGTGCGTACGAATCGATGCCCGTACAGTGGCCGGCGTAGAGCTTTTCGGCATCTATTCTCCCGGCGACTTCATCGAGGACTTCCTTTTTGGCTCCCCTAAGATGAAACCCTCCAATGAGCGCCTTAACAGGTTTTTCGCTGACGTCTTCGGCGTGCCACGCTATGTTGAGAATCCCTGAGTGACCGCAGCCTGTTATCACGGCCACACTTTCGTCCAGATCCACTATGAGGGCAATGTCATCGGGAATCGGGTCCTTTTGCAACTTCCCGCTTTCTTCGATATAGCCCACTGTCCTGTCCCACGTGCGCCTGAGTATCTCCCCGGAACTCCAGAATCCTGGCGCGAACTCGAAGGGCCCCTCTTTCAGGATGAACTCGGCTCCCAGGCTTTCCAGCTCCTCCCTGCTGAAGGGGATTCCAATCTCCCTCCGCTCCGGCTTGATGGCAATCCTTCCTGTGAATATCCCGGGATGGGCAGTGACCTGTATTGGCCGTCCCCTCTCCTCAAGGAATGCCTTCAGTCCGCCCGTGTGGTCGTAGTGTCCGTGGGTTATGAAGATGTGGTCGATTTCCCTGGGATGGATTCCGAGCTTCATCATGTTGTTTATCAGGACTCCTCCATCGGCCCCGGTATCGACGAGAACTTTGACCCCCGCATGTTCGACGAGGACGGAAAAGCCGTGGGAGCCAAGGAGACCCCTTTTGAACCCCGAATGGTTTTCGTAGAGTACAGTGAGTTTCATCACGACCCCTCGAAAAGTTTATGTTCTCGGGAGTTAAAACCCTTGGTGTGGTTGCCATGGTTAACATCGGTGAATATATAGCTCCCCTGCTTTCGGGCGTTGTCGTGGCGCTCTCATCTTGGCTTCCCACCAGTCCGGAGGGTTATTCAATCATGAGGCTTTTGGAGAGTGCAACGCCGGCCTATGCGGACTACCTAGTTCCGGCGTATCTGGGCGTGACTTTTGCCGTGCTCTTTTATTTCAAAGAGAAAATTGCGCTTGGGTCACAGAGGGTCCTGCGCAGGAGCCTTGACTCGGACACGAAGTATCTCCTCTATGCCACCCTCTTCACAGTCCTGCTTGGCTATCCCTTACTGGTTGGTCTGGAGGGATTCATCGACTCCAAGGTTGCCGACTTCATCAATGCCCTCATCGGATTTGCTATCTTTTTGTTCGCTCTCTTCCTCGGCCGCTTCCACCCCCTCCTGGGCGGGACCAAGGAGAAAATCCGCGAGGAAAAGGACGGAGCAACCTTCGTGGACTCCATAGTCTCCGGTCTGCTGCAGGGAGGGGCTCTGATAGGCGGCCTTTCAAGGAGCGGGCTCGTGTTCTTCGGCCTGGTCGTTACGGGGGTCACCGCCAAGAAGGCCCTTGAACTGAGCTTCCTTATAGCCCCTGTCTATCTCATACTGAAGCTCGCCTTCGTGACCGGATGGGATCCGGCGCTCCCGGTTTCGCTGCTCTTCACGGCCTTCATCTCATCATTCGTGGCAAGTATGGTTACGATGAAGGGCCTGCTTAGGGCCGTTGAGGTTTTAGGAGAGAGGACATTCATTGCGATCTTTGGTCTGATACCTGTGTTCATTTACTTCGTGGGGGTGATTCTGTGAAGGCGGTTATCCTCGCCGCGGGAAAGGGTGAAAGGCTTCGCCCTCTAACGGATGACAGGCCCAAGGTGATGCTCAAAGTAGCAAACAGACCGATAATTGAGTACGTGCTTGAGAATCTGGATCCCTTTGTGGATGAGTTCATAATAATCGTTCGCTATGAAAAGGAAAAGCTGATCGACGGCCTTGGAGATGAGTTTAACGGCAAACCCATAACGTACGTTGACCAGCTTCCTGGTGAAGGTACCGCCAAGGCCATAGAGTCTGCCAAGGAGCAGATTGGTGCTGAGGAGTTTATAGTCGCCAACGGTGATATCTACTTCGAGATAGACGGAGTTAAGGAGCTTGTGGGAGCCTTCAAAAGGGAGAAGGCAGACGCTGCACTTCTGGTGAAGGAGTTCGACGATTTGAGCCATTTCGGCAAGGTCGAGGTCAGGGAAAATCTCGTCTCCGTGGTGAAGGAGAAGCCGGGCAGTGTCCCAGGTTATGCAAACCTCGGCGTCTACATCTTCAAACCCGACGTCTTTGAGTTCCTCCAAAGGACTCCCGTCAGCAAGCGTGGGGAGTACGAGATAACCGATACGATCAATCTCATGATACGGGACGGAAAACGGGTTGCCTACGCGGTTTATTCCGGTTACTGGAACGATGTGGGGAGGCCGTGGAATCTTCTGGAGCTCAACGAATATCTCCTGAAGAACAAGCTGAAGCACAGCATCAGGGGCATAGTAGAAGAAGGCGCCACGATAGTCCCTCCCGTGGAGATAGGGGAGGGGACGGTTGTCAGAAGCGGGGCATACATAATCGGGCCGGTAAAGATAGGTAAAAACTCCCGCATCGGCCCTAACTGCTTCATACGGCCGTACACGAGCATCGGTGACAACTGTCACATAGGCAACGCCGTGGAGGTCAAGAACTCGATAATCATGGATCACAGCAACGCCCCCCACCTTAACTACGTTGGGGACTCGATAATAGGGGAGAACACTAACCTCGGTGCGGGTACCATCACAGCAAACCTGAGACATGACAAGGGCACAATAAGGGTTGAGGTCAAAGGAAAGCTTGAGGACTCAGGAAGGAAAAAGCTTGGGGCCATAATCGGCCACAACGTCAAGGTTGGCATAAGCGTGAGCATATACCCGGGGAGGAAGATAGGGAGCAACTCATTCGTCGGGCCGGGGGTGATAGTCGATAGAAACGTTCCCAGCGGAAGCCTAGTGGTTGTGAAACAGGAGAAGGCGGTGATGAAGAGATGAATCCGGAAGCCGTAGTTCCTTTTGTCAATTTTTTCTCCAGGTGGGTTCTGTTCATCGCCGTCGCATACAAGGCCTATCAGACCCGTGACAAGGGCTGGGTTCTGCTGAGCACGGCGTTCTTCATAAACGCCATGGACGTGGAGAGCTATATATTTAAGCCCCTTGGAATCCACATGGCCCACGAGGCGTATAGGGTCGCCTCTCAGATACCGAACTTCTTTATAGCGACCCTCCTCCTCTGGGGGGCTATCCACCTCAAATACAACACGAGCAAGCTCAAGCATGTCGTGTTCATCTCGGTGTTTCTGGCCGCCTCGTACATATGGCTGTTCCTGCTGGCGGCCAACGTTTTCAATGACAACTTTGTGGTAGAAACGGTATTTCCAGCTTTTGCCTACAGCTTTTCCCTTATCTATTTCAGCAGGGTTCTAATGGAGAAAGAGATATCAACCCGCAGCATAGACTCCCTCTTCCCGTGGGGGCTCATACTTCTGGCCCTTCTCAACTTCACGTATCCGGTAGTCAGGAATGTTGACTGGCTGGCTCCCAGTGCCTTTTTCCTCGGTGCCGTTTTCAGGCTGATCGCTGCGGTGGGTGCGTTCAAGTTCGTCTTCATACCGTTTTTCCCGCCGGAAACCCAGCCTCCCACTGTCAAGGCGACTCCTCCCGGGGCTTTTGTGTGCCCATCCAAGGAGAGGGTCTCCGAAAAGTTCGGGAATATTGGGGAGCTCTCAAACCTAGTTGTGATAACCAGGGAGGAGCTTGACAACATCAGGGGAAAACTGCACCCGAGCGCTCTGGTGTTCTGGGTTACGAGGGTAATGGAGGGGGAGATACACAAGTTCCCGGAGATATACGCGATAAGTCCCACCAAGATCGATATACTGACCGACCTGATAGCCAAGGCCGTGGAGAGCGGCTACCGCGTTCTGTACATAGACGCCGTGGAGTATCTGATAATAGAAAACGGCTTTGAAAACACCCTGAAGTTCCTCCTGAACGTAAAGGATCACGTGCTGGTGGCGAACGGAACGATAATACTGGTGGTGGATCCGGAAGCCCTGGACCCGCTTCAGAGAAGAATTTTAGAAAGAGAATTTTCGAGGGGGTAGTCCCCTCACTCCAGTCCCATTTTTTCCAGGAAGCGCTTGTAGTAGTGGGTGTCCTTCTCAAGCTCGGCCTTCTGGAGGAGCTGTCTCTCTATTGCCCGGAGGGCGTCATGGACGGCCTGTATTGCTCCCCAGGTTTCTCCAGTTGCTATGAACACTCCCCTGTCGGTTACGACGCGCATTCTGGCCTGGTAGAGGTGGACGCCTCTAAAGCGCTCGTTGAAGCGCCTGATGTACAGGTATATTATCCCTTCCTGCCCGAGGAGGTCTTCATATCCGTCAACGAAACGCCTCACGTCCTCTATTATTCTTTCCCTGGTGAAGTCGCTGAGTACGGATGCATCACCGCCCAGCTGGAGGTAGAAGCGAACCTCCTTCTCGACCATCCTTGAGATGGGCAGCAGCATGTCCTTGACAGTGAGAACACCCTTGACCCGGTTGTTCTCGTCGACGACTATCAGGCCGTCGATGTCGTTGTCTATCATCGTGGCGATGGCTTCCCTGAGCGTGGCGTCAGGGGATATTGTTATTACACCCCTTATCATGACGTCGCGCAGCTGCATGCTGAACGGGGGTATCTTCTCACCCGCCACCTCACCGTACTGTGCCCTGAAGCGGGGCTTGATGAACCTTATGATGAGGTCGTGCAGGGTCACGAGGCCCTCAAGTTTGCCCTCCTCGTTGACTACCGGTATCCTTGATATCGCATGGTCGCGCATCGTTGCGAGCGCCTTTGCGACGGTGTCTTCGGGCTTGAGGGTTATAACGTCCTTGGTCATGAAATCCTCAACCTTTTTCTTCCCGAATTCTTCCTGGGTTATCCTCTTGAGCAGTTCTATATCGCTTATAACCCCGATGATTTCAGCCTTGCTCTCCCCAACGGGAAGGGAGCGCAGGTCAACCTCAATCATGAGCTTGGCGGCCTTGCTAAGGTCATCGTCCGGCTTGATAACCGGAGCGGTTTTGTAGACGTCCTTAACCTTGGCCTTGGTTGGGTCCCACTTGAGGTGGGAGCGTACTATCAGATCCTGGGTCAGGACTCCCTTGTACAGATTTCCGTCGAAGACCAGAATAAGGTCGGGGTCTTCCTTCTCAAAAATTCCGATCGCCTCAGAAAGCGGGGCGTCGATGTCTATTTTCTGGAACTTGTCGGTCATAACCTCCTGCACAAGAATACCGACCATTTCTGCCACCTCCTTTCACTTATTATTAGGGCGGCCGAGAATTTAAACCTTTGCAACCGGGAGACTTTTAGTTAATTATGGTTAATAAATTTTTCGCGGAAAGATTTATAAAATTCCCGGGGGAACTCTCCATCGCGCCGGGGTAGCCTAGCCTGGGAAGGCGCGGGACTCGAGATGACGGATTTTAAGGAAAGAAGGCCATCCATTGACGCAGTGACAAAAAGCGAGCCAGGAACCCAAGACATTTTTACAGAAAAGGCTTTGGTTGATTCCACAGCCAAGATCCATTATGGTCGTGATCGTGAAGAATACGCCAAGTGGATACAACGGGAGTCTCCTTCTCTGGCCAGGGACTACATCAATAAACTTAACAAGTACCTCTGGGGGAAGAAGGCCAACACTCCCGAAGAGCTCAGGAGAATCGTTGACTCAATACCACTGACCTCTGCCGGTACTCCCGACAGGAAGGCTTACCTGGCGATCAGGAGCTACATCAACTTCCTCGTGGCCACGGGGAGGATTAGGAAGAGCGAGGCCATTGACTTCAAGGCGGTAATTCCAAACATCAAGACCAAGGCCAGGCCTGAGTCGGCCAAGGTCATCAGCGCTGAGGACATCAGGGAGATTATCAAGGATGTGAAGGGTTCAAGACCCGAAGTGATCCACGCGCGCAAGCTTTACCTCAAGCTTTTGGCCTTCACAGGCCTCCGCGCTGACGAGGTCCGCGAGCTGATGAACCAGTTCGACCCGAAAGTCCTTGATAATACATTCAAGGCCTTTGGCATTCCCGAGGAGTACAGGGAGAAGATAGCCGTCTATGACATGGAGCGGGTGAAGCTACCGCAGAGGAAGCATCAGACCAAGAGGGGTTACATTGCTGTCTTCCCGGTCGAGCTGGTTGAGGATCTCAAGAAGTTCAAGGCCTCAGGCTATAAGCTGAGGAAGGACAACACCTATAAGAGAACCATGCTGAAGCACCCGGAGCGGCATAAGGATCTCGCACTTTTCAGGAAATTCTT
This portion of the Thermococcus sp. genome encodes:
- a CDS encoding DUF835 domain-containing protein — protein: MNPEAVVPFVNFFSRWVLFIAVAYKAYQTRDKGWVLLSTAFFINAMDVESYIFKPLGIHMAHEAYRVASQIPNFFIATLLLWGAIHLKYNTSKLKHVVFISVFLAASYIWLFLLAANVFNDNFVVETVFPAFAYSFSLIYFSRVLMEKEISTRSIDSLFPWGLILLALLNFTYPVVRNVDWLAPSAFFLGAVFRLIAAVGAFKFVFIPFFPPETQPPTVKATPPGAFVCPSKERVSEKFGNIGELSNLVVITREELDNIRGKLHPSALVFWVTRVMEGEIHKFPEIYAISPTKIDILTDLIAKAVESGYRVLYIDAVEYLIIENGFENTLKFLLNVKDHVLVANGTIILVVDPEALDPLQRRILEREFSRG
- a CDS encoding undecaprenyl-diphosphate phosphatase; translated protein: MVNIGEYIAPLLSGVVVALSSWLPTSPEGYSIMRLLESATPAYADYLVPAYLGVTFAVLFYFKEKIALGSQRVLRRSLDSDTKYLLYATLFTVLLGYPLLVGLEGFIDSKVADFINALIGFAIFLFALFLGRFHPLLGGTKEKIREEKDGATFVDSIVSGLLQGGALIGGLSRSGLVFFGLVVTGVTAKKALELSFLIAPVYLILKLAFVTGWDPALPVSLLFTAFISSFVASMVTMKGLLRAVEVLGERTFIAIFGLIPVFIYFVGVIL
- a CDS encoding integrase, with protein sequence MTDFKERRPSIDAVTKSEPGTQDIFTEKALVDSTAKIHYGRDREEYAKWIQRESPSLARDYINKLNKYLWGKKANTPEELRRIVDSIPLTSAGTPDRKAYLAIRSYINFLVATGRIRKSEAIDFKAVIPNIKTKARPESAKVISAEDIREIIKDVKGSRPEVIHARKLYLKLLAFTGLRADEVRELMNQFDPKVLDNTFKAFGIPEEYREKIAVYDMERVKLPQRKHQTKRGYIAVFPVELVEDLKKFKASGYKLRKDNTYKRTMLKHPERHKDLALFRKFFQNFMNDNVMSTVPNPPADAMHLIEFLQGRAPKNVGGRNYRWNVQNAARIYYHMVDKLKEELGILEL
- the glmU gene encoding bifunctional sugar-1-phosphate nucleotidylyltransferase/acetyltransferase, translated to MKAVILAAGKGERLRPLTDDRPKVMLKVANRPIIEYVLENLDPFVDEFIIIVRYEKEKLIDGLGDEFNGKPITYVDQLPGEGTAKAIESAKEQIGAEEFIVANGDIYFEIDGVKELVGAFKREKADAALLVKEFDDLSHFGKVEVRENLVSVVKEKPGSVPGYANLGVYIFKPDVFEFLQRTPVSKRGEYEITDTINLMIRDGKRVAYAVYSGYWNDVGRPWNLLELNEYLLKNKLKHSIRGIVEEGATIVPPVEIGEGTVVRSGAYIIGPVKIGKNSRIGPNCFIRPYTSIGDNCHIGNAVEVKNSIIMDHSNAPHLNYVGDSIIGENTNLGAGTITANLRHDKGTIRVEVKGKLEDSGRKKLGAIIGHNVKVGISVSIYPGRKIGSNSFVGPGVIVDRNVPSGSLVVVKQEKAVMKR
- a CDS encoding CBS domain-containing protein, whose product is MVGILVQEVMTDKFQKIDIDAPLSEAIGIFEKEDPDLILVFDGNLYKGVLTQDLIVRSHLKWDPTKAKVKDVYKTAPVIKPDDDLSKAAKLMIEVDLRSLPVGESKAEIIGVISDIELLKRITQEEFGKKKVEDFMTKDVITLKPEDTVAKALATMRDHAISRIPVVNEEGKLEGLVTLHDLIIRFIKPRFRAQYGEVAGEKIPPFSMQLRDVMIRGVITISPDATLREAIATMIDNDIDGLIVVDENNRVKGVLTVKDMLLPISRMVEKEVRFYLQLGGDASVLSDFTRERIIEDVRRFVDGYEDLLGQEGIIYLYIRRFNERFRGVHLYQARMRVVTDRGVFIATGETWGAIQAVHDALRAIERQLLQKAELEKDTHYYKRFLEKMGLE